A section of the Spirosoma pollinicola genome encodes:
- a CDS encoding cation diffusion facilitator family transporter encodes MAHEHNHEEHAGHHHGPTVLTSVNRALIIGAILNTVYVIVEFGMGFYYHSLALAADAGHNLSDVASLLLSLLAFRLARVRQTPGFTYGYRKSTVLASLTNAVILLITIGAILWESISRFRHPEPVAGGAVAWVAGLGILVNAASAMLFFRNKEHDLNAKGAYLHLVVDALVSLGVVVAGVLITYTGWTWLDPLIGILVAIIIMGSTWRLLTDSLRLSMDGIPADIDLPDVLADLRAVAGVQDVHHVHVWAMSTTENALTAHLVLAPNLSVAAVNKLKADARHRLEHRKISHATLETEIGAGDDCGSEVC; translated from the coding sequence ATGGCACACGAACACAACCATGAAGAACACGCCGGGCATCACCATGGTCCTACTGTACTGACCTCCGTAAATCGGGCGTTAATTATTGGGGCCATTCTGAACACAGTGTATGTCATTGTCGAGTTCGGCATGGGCTTTTATTATCATTCGCTGGCGCTTGCTGCCGATGCAGGTCATAACCTCAGCGATGTCGCGAGTTTGTTATTGTCGCTACTTGCGTTTCGGTTGGCACGCGTGCGTCAAACACCTGGCTTTACCTACGGGTACCGGAAAAGTACGGTGCTGGCGTCCCTGACGAACGCCGTTATTTTGCTAATTACGATAGGCGCCATTTTGTGGGAAAGCATCAGTCGTTTCCGGCATCCCGAACCCGTAGCGGGTGGTGCGGTAGCCTGGGTGGCGGGCCTGGGCATACTGGTCAATGCCGCGTCGGCTATGCTATTTTTCAGAAACAAAGAGCACGACCTGAACGCAAAAGGGGCTTACCTCCATTTAGTCGTCGATGCACTGGTATCGCTGGGCGTGGTGGTGGCGGGGGTCCTGATTACTTATACCGGCTGGACCTGGCTCGACCCACTCATTGGCATACTGGTTGCCATTATTATCATGGGCTCGACCTGGCGTTTGTTAACCGATAGTTTGCGGCTGTCGATGGATGGCATTCCGGCAGATATTGACCTCCCCGATGTGCTGGCCGACTTACGGGCGGTTGCGGGTGTACAAGACGTTCATCATGTGCATGTATGGGCCATGAGCACAACAGAAAACGCCCTGACAGCGCACCTTGTGCTGGCACCGAACCTATCGGTGGCTGCGGTAAATAAACTCAAAGCCGATGCCCGACACCGGCTGGAGCATCGAAAAATCAGCCACGCAACTCTCGAAACCGAGATTGGCGCAGGTGACGATTGCGGATCAGAGGTTTGTTAA
- a CDS encoding PAS domain-containing protein translates to MNFCGPYDKKLAEQYQPVLHTPIAAGWEFRQKPLLLAGSAGWRSLAKLQDWALTASVRHELLSDKWTIVITDQHQIIQYVNPHFEKMTGYSNYEAIGRRPSFLQSEETSKLSRLRIRQAIEQQKSVSELMLNFRKDQTPYWCQVTIRPISNRQKEVVNYIAFEQEVPFDESSLS, encoded by the coding sequence ATGAACTTCTGTGGACCTTACGACAAAAAACTAGCGGAGCAGTATCAGCCAGTCCTGCATACCCCTATAGCAGCCGGGTGGGAGTTCAGGCAAAAACCACTTTTGCTAGCGGGTAGTGCCGGATGGCGATCTTTGGCAAAATTGCAGGATTGGGCATTAACGGCCAGCGTTCGTCATGAACTACTGAGCGACAAATGGACAATTGTGATTACAGATCAGCATCAAATCATCCAGTATGTAAATCCTCATTTCGAGAAAATGACGGGCTATTCTAATTATGAAGCCATCGGACGCCGACCCAGTTTTTTGCAGAGCGAAGAGACATCGAAATTGAGTCGTCTGCGCATCAGACAGGCCATTGAGCAGCAAAAGTCTGTGAGTGAGTTGATGCTGAATTTTAGAAAAGACCAAACGCCTTATTGGTGTCAGGTTACGATTCGTCCCATTAGTAATCGGCAGAAAGAGGTGGTCAACTATATTGCTTTTGAGCAGGAGGTCCCATTTGATGAATCCAGCCTTAGTTAA
- a CDS encoding cysteine-rich CWC family protein has product MNPALVNKHQNVDCPRCQRPFTCRAGTISVCQCSTLVLTDAQHRYINFLYQGCLCANCLFDLQSEYTQKTGS; this is encoded by the coding sequence ATGAATCCAGCCTTAGTTAATAAACATCAGAATGTCGATTGCCCACGTTGTCAGCGGCCTTTTACCTGCCGGGCGGGCACGATAAGCGTGTGCCAATGTAGCACACTGGTGCTAACTGATGCTCAGCATCGGTACATAAATTTTTTGTATCAGGGTTGTCTTTGCGCCAACTGCCTGTTTGATTTACAGTCGGAGTATACCCAAAAAACAGGATCGTAG
- a CDS encoding TonB-dependent receptor, protein MNMYKLFIALGLWTMTACVALAQSATKGLVFDAQTKEPIPGVTLVFPDGKGTITDANGQFVLTANSTKVIISAVGYRKQEVTLIPNQSVRVALEPAVEDLQTVVVTGNREAALRTETPIAISKLSAKLINETKPTSIFEVINKTPGVLMVNLNNEQHMMAIRQPMTTNAYFLYMEDGVPIRPMGVFNHNALLEMNQFTVSSIEVVKGPVSSIYGPEAVGGAVNFITQRPTAVPTARVGIQFDQWGYKRLQFGAGARQGKFGIYLGGFVSKQRNSWMASSNYDKSSYFTRLEYAFTPKTRLTGTLSYNDYTSQTSGSVDSTAFFSRQYASTTDFTYRKTFSFRSRLTLEHDWKDGSASFVTAFVRNNSVGQNPAYSIRWVSGAATATGQINSNDFKSYGVIAQHTQKLNFLNSKLIVGTTLDLSPNSYYAYQTDLTTELRADKKSVIKYTQVKERPDIQLANYQADIHNVATYVQYDFDPLPKLRVSAGVRYDRMAFDYTNALDKSSGDKAYSQATPKIGATYDLSNGKGIYLNYAKGFSPPALTAIFLKRTNPTVTGDLFYYNLQPARFTNMEIGGWASLLNNKIYVDAALYQMNGTNELLNIRQPDNSTDYQSAGQTLHRGVEFSLTYRPSKQVFFRFGGTHAVHQFVEFTLSQKVSDVVQNVNGKDMPSAPRTFWNTEISYYPVWLKNFRSSVEWQHVGAWYQNQTNTIKYGGYDFANVRVGYQWKGIELFSNILNATNVLFATNATRGNNATDRTTYTPAAPRTFVFGVQYSFSGK, encoded by the coding sequence ATGAACATGTATAAATTGTTCATAGCCTTAGGGTTATGGACTATGACTGCCTGTGTTGCATTGGCGCAGTCTGCTACTAAAGGGCTTGTATTTGATGCCCAAACCAAAGAACCAATACCCGGCGTAACGCTGGTTTTTCCTGATGGCAAAGGAACGATTACCGACGCAAATGGGCAATTTGTGCTAACCGCCAACAGCACAAAAGTCATCATCTCTGCGGTGGGTTACCGCAAACAGGAGGTTACATTAATACCGAATCAATCTGTTCGTGTTGCGCTCGAACCGGCCGTAGAAGACCTTCAAACGGTGGTGGTAACGGGCAACCGGGAAGCGGCTCTTCGTACCGAAACGCCTATCGCTATCTCGAAGTTATCGGCCAAACTGATCAACGAAACCAAGCCGACGAGCATTTTCGAGGTGATCAACAAAACGCCGGGCGTATTGATGGTGAACCTCAATAATGAGCAGCATATGATGGCCATTCGGCAACCGATGACCACCAACGCGTACTTCCTGTACATGGAAGATGGCGTTCCCATTCGGCCAATGGGGGTATTCAATCACAATGCGTTATTGGAAATGAATCAGTTTACGGTCAGCTCCATTGAGGTTGTCAAGGGACCGGTTTCGTCCATTTACGGGCCGGAGGCAGTCGGGGGCGCCGTCAACTTCATTACCCAGCGGCCTACTGCCGTGCCAACCGCCCGCGTGGGTATCCAGTTTGACCAATGGGGCTATAAGAGACTTCAATTTGGTGCCGGAGCACGGCAGGGAAAATTTGGTATTTATCTGGGGGGCTTTGTGTCGAAACAGCGTAACTCGTGGATGGCCAGTTCCAACTACGACAAGTCGTCGTACTTTACCCGGCTCGAATATGCCTTTACGCCCAAAACCCGTCTGACGGGTACCCTATCCTACAATGATTATACTTCGCAAACCAGCGGCAGCGTCGATAGTACCGCTTTTTTCTCGCGACAGTATGCCAGCACAACCGACTTTACCTATCGAAAAACCTTCTCGTTTCGCAGCCGCCTGACGTTGGAACACGACTGGAAAGATGGATCGGCGTCATTTGTTACGGCCTTTGTTCGCAATAATAGTGTTGGACAGAATCCGGCCTATTCGATTCGGTGGGTATCGGGTGCCGCAACGGCCACCGGGCAAATCAATAGCAACGATTTCAAGAGTTATGGAGTCATTGCCCAGCACACGCAAAAACTGAATTTCCTGAATAGTAAGCTCATCGTAGGAACCACACTCGACCTATCGCCAAACAGCTATTATGCCTACCAGACCGACTTAACGACGGAATTACGGGCTGATAAAAAGTCGGTGATCAAGTACACACAGGTGAAAGAACGGCCTGATATTCAATTGGCGAACTACCAGGCTGATATTCATAACGTAGCGACCTATGTGCAGTACGATTTTGACCCGTTGCCCAAACTTCGCGTATCGGCGGGCGTTCGCTACGACCGAATGGCCTTCGACTATACCAATGCGCTGGACAAGAGTTCGGGTGATAAAGCGTACAGTCAGGCGACGCCAAAAATCGGTGCGACTTATGATCTGAGCAACGGCAAGGGTATATACCTCAACTACGCCAAAGGATTTTCGCCCCCGGCACTCACAGCTATTTTCCTCAAACGTACCAACCCAACGGTGACTGGTGATCTGTTCTATTACAACCTTCAACCCGCCCGATTCACAAATATGGAAATTGGCGGCTGGGCGTCGTTGCTGAACAACAAAATTTACGTTGATGCGGCCCTCTACCAGATGAATGGCACCAACGAACTGCTCAACATCCGCCAGCCCGATAACTCAACGGACTATCAATCGGCGGGGCAGACACTGCACCGGGGAGTAGAGTTCAGTCTTACCTACCGACCTTCAAAACAGGTATTCTTCCGCTTTGGCGGTACGCACGCCGTGCATCAGTTTGTCGAGTTTACGCTCAGTCAGAAAGTCTCCGATGTGGTGCAGAACGTGAATGGAAAAGACATGCCGTCGGCTCCGCGCACCTTCTGGAATACCGAAATCAGTTATTACCCTGTCTGGCTAAAGAACTTTCGCAGTTCGGTGGAATGGCAACACGTAGGGGCATGGTATCAAAATCAGACCAATACGATCAAGTACGGCGGCTACGATTTCGCTAATGTTCGGGTGGGTTATCAGTGGAAAGGCATCGAGTTATTCTCGAACATACTGAACGCAACGAACGTCCTCTTTGCCACCAATGCCACCCGCGGTAACAACGCCACCGACCGCACGACCTACACGCCCGCAGCGCCAAGAACGTTTGTGTTTGGGGTTCAATATAGTTTTTCGGGAAAATGA
- a CDS encoding sialidase family protein produces MKSLLITLLLFCLMAAKSVNETPVSNPQFVGGVPRFTTDATGSPLLSWVEKISEKEAAFYFAISSDGQTFGEKIRVKAPPNISVHAEGMPKVAVKADGTLLAVFEVPNPTPESRFAGDLLYTMSTDNGKSWTEPVPVHQNVKPGTSHSFSDITRLPNGEIGVVFLDEKLPGREGRPVVFAQTIKGKGFGTAVLVDDNACQCCRTNVFVDAKENIHLTYRDLLPSGKTDVPASRDISTAVSTDGGKTFGKPQVVFADHWQVNACPHAGPVVAQLGNDILMTWFSGKEDAVGLRLARLGSDKLASSVLSNRAKHPQIATAGNQLVWVWDEAVSKDGSNQMGSFVQRIGMCTFAGGESSSTTYLTPETVDATYPAVLATKQGVLVAYEQTKDKGKPVIVVRQLAAQ; encoded by the coding sequence ATGAAAAGTCTATTAATTACACTCCTCCTTTTCTGCCTGATGGCTGCAAAGTCAGTCAATGAAACCCCTGTTTCCAATCCTCAATTCGTGGGGGGCGTTCCGCGTTTTACTACAGATGCAACTGGTAGCCCGTTGCTGAGTTGGGTAGAAAAAATCAGCGAAAAGGAAGCGGCATTTTATTTTGCCATTTCGTCTGATGGACAAACCTTCGGGGAGAAGATAAGGGTGAAGGCACCCCCCAATATATCCGTTCATGCCGAAGGAATGCCCAAAGTCGCGGTCAAAGCCGACGGGACACTACTGGCCGTTTTCGAAGTGCCAAACCCCACACCCGAATCACGCTTTGCCGGTGATTTACTGTACACGATGTCTACCGATAACGGGAAATCCTGGACTGAACCCGTGCCCGTTCATCAGAACGTGAAACCCGGTACGAGCCATTCGTTTAGTGACATTACCCGACTGCCTAACGGCGAAATTGGCGTTGTATTCTTGGATGAGAAACTGCCGGGTCGGGAGGGACGACCGGTTGTATTCGCCCAAACAATAAAAGGCAAAGGTTTTGGCACGGCGGTACTGGTCGATGATAATGCCTGTCAATGCTGCCGAACGAATGTATTCGTGGACGCAAAAGAGAACATTCATCTGACCTACCGCGACTTACTACCCTCCGGTAAAACCGATGTGCCAGCCTCGCGCGACATCAGCACGGCGGTTTCGACTGATGGCGGGAAAACATTCGGAAAGCCGCAAGTGGTCTTTGCCGACCATTGGCAGGTGAACGCCTGTCCGCACGCCGGGCCGGTGGTGGCGCAACTGGGTAATGATATTCTGATGACGTGGTTCTCGGGGAAAGAAGACGCCGTTGGCTTACGACTGGCTCGTCTGGGTTCCGATAAATTAGCGTCGAGCGTGTTATCCAATCGGGCGAAGCATCCGCAGATAGCTACGGCGGGCAATCAACTGGTTTGGGTTTGGGATGAAGCTGTTTCGAAAGATGGTTCTAATCAGATGGGGTCGTTTGTGCAGCGAATTGGCATGTGCACCTTTGCCGGGGGAGAAAGCAGCTCAACAACTTACCTGACCCCCGAAACCGTAGACGCGACCTATCCGGCTGTGCTCGCTACGAAACAGGGTGTGCTGGTAGCCTATGAGCAGACGAAAGACAAAGGAAAGCCGGTAATTGTTGTGCGGCAATTAGCCGCTCAGTAA
- a CDS encoding response regulator transcription factor, which produces MRVLIVEDEWEVASLIKAGLEEYDFVPDIAGNAMEAQKQLADHEYEAIILDVNLPVISGFDLCRMIRNRFDTLPILILTAFGSTDSKVNGFDAGADDYLVKPFEFRELVARLRALNRRSGAMAQEAVVLKIADLELNQQSKTVKRDNQKLILTARELALLEFFLKNQNRALTRNEITEHVWDINFDTGTNLVDVYVNYLRKKIDKDFSPKLIHTISGIGYIMQAGDE; this is translated from the coding sequence ATGCGCGTGTTGATCGTTGAAGATGAATGGGAAGTTGCTTCGCTCATTAAGGCCGGTCTGGAGGAGTATGACTTCGTACCCGACATTGCCGGTAACGCTATGGAGGCCCAGAAGCAACTGGCCGATCATGAATATGAGGCTATTATACTGGACGTAAATCTGCCGGTAATTAGTGGGTTCGACTTATGCCGGATGATACGCAACCGATTTGATACGCTCCCTATATTGATTCTGACCGCCTTTGGCAGTACGGATAGCAAAGTGAATGGATTTGACGCAGGAGCCGATGATTATCTGGTAAAACCATTCGAATTTCGCGAACTGGTTGCCCGCCTGCGTGCCCTTAACCGGCGCAGTGGGGCCATGGCGCAGGAGGCTGTGGTGCTTAAAATTGCTGATCTTGAACTAAATCAGCAGAGTAAGACCGTAAAACGGGATAACCAGAAACTCATCCTGACCGCCCGGGAATTGGCCTTGCTGGAGTTTTTCCTGAAAAACCAGAACCGCGCCCTGACACGTAACGAAATCACGGAGCATGTCTGGGATATCAACTTCGACACAGGGACCAATCTTGTCGACGTGTATGTCAATTACCTCCGAAAAAAGATTGATAAGGACTTTTCGCCAAAACTGATTCATACCATCAGCGGTATTGGCTATATCATGCAGGCCGGCGATGAGTAG
- a CDS encoding sensor histidine kinase produces MKIRTRLSLTFVGVVAAILLLFSFVVYATAEYFRQRDFYTQLSDKAKNVARLLLDEDEVNTRLLRIIERNNITALPEEQINIYDENNQILYSTRDSSIVKPEVLSLIREKREVFIRRTHAEIVGFTHRHRNRNYVLVASAYDRYGIEEIGHLQTIMVVGFLCSLALVGAIGWAYAGRSLRPISNVVREVDQITASNLNQRLTAGSDDDELAQLAHTFNLMLDRVQEAFEVQRNFVANASHELRTPLTIITGQIEVTLLKRRTVEEHEEKWKAALEVIQRMNKLTNNLLDLTMVSLGATPLKFSEVSIDEIIYQAAQMLMNRQLDYTVFFSFDGEMDKLHPSLTMEGNKSLLYSAFFNLMENGCKFSEKKQINVILGANEQWVTIDFKDEGVGILESDIKSIYEPFFRAENVKRIHGHGVGLPLTYRIIQLHRGQIDVVSQIGQGTTFTVRLPKRF; encoded by the coding sequence ATGAAGATACGGACTCGTCTTTCGCTAACGTTCGTGGGCGTTGTTGCGGCAATTCTGCTGCTGTTTTCGTTCGTTGTATACGCCACGGCAGAATATTTCCGGCAGCGGGATTTCTATACTCAGTTAAGCGATAAAGCGAAGAACGTGGCCCGCCTTCTGCTCGACGAAGATGAGGTTAATACCCGTTTGCTTCGGATCATTGAACGGAATAACATTACCGCCCTGCCCGAAGAGCAAATCAATATTTATGACGAGAACAACCAAATTCTGTATTCAACGCGGGATAGCTCGATTGTAAAGCCTGAAGTTCTGAGCCTTATCCGGGAGAAAAGAGAGGTGTTTATTCGTAGAACCCATGCCGAAATAGTCGGTTTTACACATCGGCATCGGAATCGGAATTATGTACTGGTCGCATCTGCCTACGACCGGTACGGAATTGAAGAAATAGGTCATCTACAAACGATTATGGTCGTAGGTTTCCTGTGTAGCCTGGCGTTGGTGGGTGCTATTGGGTGGGCTTATGCAGGGCGGTCACTTCGTCCTATTTCCAATGTTGTCAGGGAGGTTGATCAGATAACGGCCTCGAACCTGAACCAGCGCCTAACGGCCGGGAGTGACGATGATGAGCTGGCTCAGCTGGCACATACATTCAACCTGATGCTCGACCGGGTACAGGAGGCCTTTGAAGTGCAGCGGAATTTTGTGGCCAATGCCTCGCACGAATTACGCACTCCCCTCACCATTATTACGGGGCAAATTGAAGTAACGCTGCTGAAACGACGCACCGTCGAAGAACACGAAGAAAAGTGGAAGGCAGCGTTGGAGGTCATCCAGCGGATGAACAAGCTGACTAATAATCTGCTCGACCTAACAATGGTTAGCCTTGGGGCTACACCCTTGAAATTCAGCGAGGTATCCATCGACGAAATCATTTATCAGGCTGCCCAGATGCTTATGAACCGGCAACTGGACTACACTGTCTTTTTTTCGTTTGATGGCGAGATGGATAAACTACACCCCTCCCTGACGATGGAGGGAAATAAATCCCTGCTGTATTCAGCTTTTTTCAATCTCATGGAAAACGGCTGTAAGTTTTCGGAGAAAAAACAGATCAATGTCATTCTCGGTGCCAACGAGCAATGGGTAACGATTGATTTTAAAGATGAGGGTGTTGGTATTCTGGAATCGGATATAAAGAGTATTTACGAGCCTTTCTTCCGGGCTGAAAACGTTAAGCGTATTCATGGGCATGGCGTCGGACTACCACTGACGTATCGAATCATTCAACTCCATCGCGGCCAGATTGATGTTGTCTCTCAAATTGGGCAGGGTACCACCTTCACCGTTCGGCTGCCCAAGCGATTCTAA
- a CDS encoding SulP family inorganic anion transporter, giving the protein MKRRQTNTNFFDLTNLSGDIRGGAISFLVAVPLCLGIALASGAPLFAGIIAGLVGGLVVGLFSRSALSISGPEAGLIVVTLSAIETLGSFPAFLLATCIAGLMQIGLGFARAGMVSNFFPSSVIKGMLAGIGIILIIKQLPHLVGYDADAAEGLALFQPGGFNIIEQLRMSLGQFSGVAMLIALSSLAVFYLWGRLLFQQRAFVKNVPAALIVVLLGIFINELVRMVFPQLALRGNHLVQLPVPGSPQEFLQLFTMPDFSQWNNPLVYTSAVAIALVASLEALLSVEATDELDPLKRKTPANHELKAQGIGNIVSGLIGGIPLTSVIVRSSVSINAGARTRLAALVHGTLLLICVVTLPTLLNKIPWASLAAILLVTGYKLARIEVFKGVFAEGPAKFIPFAVTIIAILLTDLLTGIGIGMITGIVFILREHYQNTHRVRTEHANNITRIHVSLGDHVSFLSKAKLLKLLKNIPDNAVVEIDGTGSSYIDSDVIKAIENFGVAACQRNIQLVFLPARPAESPVYTLTELADNYRRNNSERGFRHDSQPHLHRQVNPTPI; this is encoded by the coding sequence ATGAAAAGAAGACAAACCAATACCAATTTTTTTGATTTAACGAATCTGTCCGGCGACATTCGGGGTGGAGCTATTTCGTTTCTGGTAGCTGTTCCTTTATGCCTGGGAATTGCGCTGGCTTCGGGTGCTCCACTTTTCGCCGGTATCATCGCCGGGCTTGTTGGTGGTCTTGTCGTTGGTTTGTTTAGCCGGTCGGCGCTGAGTATTTCGGGGCCGGAAGCGGGCCTCATCGTCGTGACGCTGAGCGCTATTGAAACGCTGGGTTCATTTCCGGCTTTTCTGCTGGCTACTTGTATTGCCGGACTGATGCAGATAGGTCTCGGATTCGCAAGAGCGGGTATGGTCAGCAATTTCTTTCCCTCATCGGTCATCAAGGGGATGCTGGCCGGTATTGGCATTATTCTGATTATAAAGCAACTGCCGCACCTGGTGGGGTATGATGCCGATGCTGCCGAAGGACTTGCTCTTTTTCAGCCGGGCGGTTTCAATATTATCGAGCAGCTGCGCATGTCCCTTGGGCAGTTTAGCGGGGTCGCAATGTTGATAGCGCTATCCTCACTGGCCGTGTTTTACCTGTGGGGGCGGCTTTTGTTCCAGCAACGGGCTTTTGTCAAAAACGTACCCGCAGCCCTGATCGTGGTGCTGTTGGGCATCTTCATCAACGAACTCGTGCGTATGGTGTTCCCGCAACTTGCCTTGCGTGGCAATCATCTGGTGCAACTGCCCGTTCCCGGAAGCCCACAGGAATTTCTTCAATTATTTACTATGCCCGATTTTTCACAGTGGAACAACCCACTGGTGTATACGTCGGCAGTAGCCATCGCGCTTGTAGCAAGTCTGGAAGCACTCCTGTCGGTTGAAGCCACCGATGAACTGGACCCTCTCAAACGGAAAACACCGGCCAATCACGAGCTAAAAGCACAGGGTATAGGCAACATAGTGAGTGGTTTGATTGGTGGTATTCCGCTCACATCGGTAATTGTGCGGAGTTCGGTCAGTATCAATGCGGGTGCCCGCACGAGGTTAGCGGCTCTGGTCCACGGAACGCTGCTGCTGATTTGTGTCGTAACGTTGCCTACGTTGCTCAATAAAATTCCGTGGGCAAGTCTGGCGGCTATTTTGTTGGTAACAGGCTACAAGCTGGCGCGTATCGAGGTTTTCAAGGGTGTATTTGCCGAAGGCCCAGCGAAATTTATTCCCTTTGCTGTAACGATCATCGCTATTTTGCTGACCGATTTGCTAACGGGTATTGGCATCGGTATGATAACGGGTATTGTCTTTATTCTGCGCGAACATTATCAGAATACGCATCGCGTTCGAACGGAGCATGCCAATAACATAACGCGTATTCACGTGAGTTTGGGCGATCACGTTTCCTTTCTGAGTAAGGCCAAGTTGCTGAAACTGCTGAAGAATATTCCCGACAATGCGGTCGTAGAAATAGATGGTACAGGCTCTTCTTATATTGACAGCGACGTAATTAAAGCTATCGAAAATTTTGGCGTGGCGGCCTGTCAGCGGAATATTCAGCTTGTCTTTTTGCCCGCCCGGCCAGCGGAATCACCTGTGTATACCTTGACGGAATTAGCCGATAACTACCGACGCAACAATTCTGAACGAGGGTTTCGGCATGACTCACAACCGCACCTGCATCGTCAGGTAAACCCCACGCCGATTTAA
- a CDS encoding response regulator → MAFHSPMGIGHTEAPAVWVVDDDEDDRLFISSAFEDTPQPISVLTLADGDQLLPKLAVCKRLPQLILLDINMSRQNGFDTLAQLRNTPTFAHLPVVMLSTSSDTLDRQRSLALGANQFMTKPNSYTQLVTLVKGLTETWALA, encoded by the coding sequence ATGGCTTTTCACTCACCTATGGGTATTGGGCACACAGAGGCTCCTGCCGTTTGGGTCGTTGATGACGACGAGGACGACCGGCTTTTTATCAGTTCGGCCTTCGAAGATACCCCACAGCCCATTAGTGTATTGACACTGGCTGATGGCGACCAGCTACTGCCCAAACTAGCTGTCTGTAAGAGATTGCCTCAACTGATTTTACTGGATATTAACATGAGCCGGCAAAACGGTTTCGATACGCTCGCTCAACTTCGCAACACACCCACATTCGCCCATTTGCCGGTCGTTATGCTGAGTACGTCGTCAGATACCTTGGATCGCCAGCGTAGTTTGGCCCTCGGTGCCAATCAATTTATGACGAAACCCAACAGTTATACCCAATTGGTGACGCTCGTAAAAGGCCTAACCGAAACCTGGGCACTGGCTTGA
- a CDS encoding alpha/beta hydrolase, translated as MSSSLRLELSTHITDDRPVFVSGNFCDWLPDLDLFRMQPVGPGQFVYEFPPEIELPDLLEYKYTRGGWDHVELNALGEGVSNRTASHFDSLKQEYVPHWRWFGMPFNPEFLPKIELLGDTFDAPGLGSTRRVHVLLPHDYETSGKRYPVLYLHDGQNLFGGGSGYGSWEVDQKMALLASRNHHEVILVSIDHANDERIREFTFHRTRAGAGRGKYYMDFIRHTVKPLVDKRFRTVPDAAHTGIGGSSLGGLISIYAGLMHPDVFGRMMVFSPSLWISPKIYFDAIRFQAPVPIKVYAYGGEKESQYMVPNIQRFNEALARQNYGGNAIDIHLSVDPTGTHQEAHWSREFPKAVEWLFY; from the coding sequence ATGTCTTCATCACTACGTTTAGAATTGAGTACGCACATCACAGATGACCGCCCGGTCTTTGTGTCGGGTAATTTTTGCGACTGGCTTCCCGATTTGGATCTGTTCAGGATGCAGCCAGTGGGGCCGGGTCAATTTGTCTATGAGTTTCCGCCAGAAATAGAACTTCCTGATTTACTGGAGTATAAGTACACACGGGGCGGATGGGATCATGTTGAACTGAATGCATTAGGCGAAGGCGTTTCCAATCGAACGGCATCGCATTTTGATTCCCTAAAACAGGAATATGTACCCCATTGGCGGTGGTTTGGCATGCCGTTCAACCCCGAATTTCTGCCTAAAATAGAATTACTGGGCGACACCTTCGATGCTCCCGGACTTGGTTCGACTCGCCGGGTTCATGTGTTGTTGCCTCACGACTACGAAACATCAGGAAAGCGCTATCCTGTTCTATATTTACACGATGGGCAGAATCTGTTCGGTGGCGGGTCTGGTTATGGAAGTTGGGAAGTTGATCAGAAAATGGCCTTGCTGGCTTCCCGGAATCATCATGAAGTGATCCTTGTTTCGATCGATCACGCCAACGACGAACGTATCCGGGAGTTTACCTTCCACCGCACCCGTGCTGGTGCAGGACGAGGAAAATATTATATGGATTTCATTCGGCATACTGTAAAGCCTCTCGTCGACAAGCGGTTTCGTACCGTACCCGATGCGGCTCATACAGGCATTGGTGGCAGTTCGCTGGGTGGTTTGATTAGCATCTATGCCGGACTGATGCACCCTGATGTGTTTGGTCGCATGATGGTTTTCTCGCCTTCGCTCTGGATTTCGCCGAAAATTTATTTCGATGCTATTCGCTTTCAGGCGCCCGTACCCATCAAGGTATATGCTTACGGAGGGGAGAAAGAATCGCAATATATGGTGCCAAACATCCAGCGGTTCAACGAAGCACTGGCCCGCCAGAATTATGGTGGAAATGCTATCGATATTCACCTATCCGTTGACCCAACCGGTACGCATCAGGAAGCCCATTGGAGCCGAGAATTTCCAAAAGCGGTGGAGTGGCTGTTTTATTGA